TGATACGATCGTCATCGACGGAAAGGCCTATGAATACTCACTTTTGGACGTAGGCAACCCCACCGTATTTGTGCGCGCCGAGCAGTTCGGCCTCAGCGGGCTCGAGCTTCCGGCTGAATTTGAGGCGCTGCCCAACAGCGGCGAAATATGCAGGCTTCTTGAGATAATCCGCGGCACATGCGCCATTTCACTGGGCCTCGCGAGCGACCTTGAAGATGCGGCGGTCAACAGCCAAACGCTGCCGAAAATCTCCCTCTGTACGACGTCGAAGGACTATACCGCGGGCGACGGCCGCCTCATCAAAAAAGAGAGCGTTGACTATGTAGGACGGATGTTCTCCCTGGGTATGAAAATGATTCAGGCGCACATGGCCTTACCGGGAATTTGCGCGCTGGTGGCGGCCAATCTTCCCGGCTCCGTGATCAACAGGCTGCTGCACGAGGGTTCATGCGGCGGGACAAAATTCGAGAGCCTACGTATAGGCCACCCCTTTGGCATCATGGAGGTCGACGGACGTTTGGCGGAAAACGCCGAAGGCGGATACGACGTCACCTGCGGGATGATCGGCCGTACCGCCAGATGCCTGATGGAAGGTTTCGTATATGTACGGGAAGGGTAGGTAATACAAAGATGAGAGAATATAAACTTTATATCAACGGCGAGTGGATAGAGACAGAGACCGGTAAAATCGTCGACGATCTGAACCCGGCGGACGGTTCGTTGTTCGCGCGCGTTCACACGGCGGGTAAAAAAGAGGTCGAAGCCGCGCTGGCGGCGGCGGATGGCGCGTTTGCGGGATGGTCCTCGCTCCTTGCGAGCCAGAGAGAGAAGATACTGCTGAAAGCCGCCGATAATATCGAGGCGCTGCGGGAAGAGGCGATCGAGATACTGATCGAAGAGGCGGGCTCCACCTTCATGAAGGCAAACGGAGAGGTCACCGCCTCCGCGAACACACTCCGCGTCGCGGCGGGAGAATGCCGCCGGGCCGAAGGAGAGGTCCTTCAGCCGACCTCTAACGGGCAGCTTTCCCTCGCGGTGCGCGTACCGCTAGGCGTAGTCGCGGCGATCGCGCCGTTCAATTTCCCGATCAACATCACTATGAAAAAAATCGCTTATGCGCTGGCCATTGGAAATACCATAGTCCTGAAACCCGCCTCTTACACCCCCGCGACGGGTTATCTCGTCGCCAAGGCCTTTGAGATGGCCGGACTGCCGGCCGGCGTGCTGAACGTCATTCCGGGGCCGGGCGGCATCGTCGGCGATATCCTGGTAGAGGACCCCCGCGTCAAATGCGTGACCTTTACCGGCTCCAGCCCCGTAGGACGCGGCATCGCGGCAAAGGCCGCCAAGAATCTGAAAAAATACGCGCTGGAGTTGGGTGGCAAGAACCCTCTGATCGTACTGAAAGATTTCGACGCGGCTAAGGCCGCCGAACTGGCCGCTTACGGATCCTTCTACAATCAGGGACAGACCTGCATAGCCACCTCGCGTATCATTGTGGAGGAGCCTCTGTACGATGCTGTTTGTGAACAAATGCTCAAACAGGCGAAAAACTTCAAGGTTGGCGACCCGCACGAGAAAGATACGCTCGTCGGTCCGCTGATCGATCCCTCCCAGTGTGATTTCATTGACGGGCAGATCAGAGACGCCCTCTCTAAAGGCGCCAAAGTCCTCTGCGGCGGCACGCACGAAGGCTCCTTCTTCCAGCCCACCATTCTCGCGGATGTGACGCCGGAGATGGATATCTTCTATCAGGAAAGTTTCGGCCCTGTCGTCTCCATTTTCCGCGCGAAGGACCCGGCGCACGCCCTGGAGCTGGTGAACGATAACGAGTACGGCCTTTCGTCGAGCATACTGACCAACGATTTGAATCTTGCCATTCAGCTGAGCCTCAAGATGCAGGCCGGGATGGTCCACGTCAACGATTCGACGGTCGTCAGCACAAGCGGCACCGCTCCGTCGGGAGGCGTAAAGATGAGCGGCTTCGCCAAGGAGAGCGGAAAGTTTTCCGTGGACGTGTACTCGGAGCTTAAATGGGTGACGCTCCAATATGCGGATAAAAAAAGATAATATAAATACAGGTCCGTCGCGGAAGCCGCCCCGTGAGGGGAAATAAGCGGTATAAATCAGCTTTTGGCGGCGTCCGCGGCAGGACCGGCGAGGCGGTAAAATTTCTAATGCCGCGCATGATGCTTTTCTAAAAATAGAGCAGCCTTTACCCTACAATGTGTTTGGAGGTATCAGTTTGAAAACTTTGACTGAAAAAATATTTGCCCGTGCTTTGAAACGAGACACGGTTAAGGCAAACGACATCGTCAACGTTCCCGTAGATCGTCTGCTTATCAACGATTTTGTCGGCGCGATCGTTTTCCGCCATTTTGAATCGCTGGGCGCGGAGGCGGTGGTAAATCCGGACAACATATTGCTCGGCATAGACCACCGCATCCCTCCGGCGGAGATAAAGTTCGCCGACAGCCTTAAATTCTGCCGGGATAAGTGCAGACAGTACCACATCGAACGTTTTGCGGAGATCGGACGGCACGGCATCGGACATCAGCTGATGGTCGAAGATTTTGTCCTGCCGGGAGAGGTGGCTCTGGGGACGGATTCGCATTCCACCATGTACGGCGGCATCGGCGCATTCGCGACCGGCATTACCTCCTCCGACGCGGCTATCATTATGGCTACCGGGGAAATATGGCTGCAGGTCCCGGCATCGATCCGTGTAAATGTACGCGGTCAATTAAATAAGGGCGTAACGGCCAAAGATCTTTCTCTTAAAGTCCTTACGCTGGCGCCTCTCCACACGTTTATCTATAAGGCGATAGAGCTTGGCGGAGAGGGCATCGAGGCGCTTAGCATCTCCGGCCGTTTGGCCGCCGCCAACATGCTGGCGGAAACCGGCGCGAAGAATATTATCATGGCCGCGGATGAAAAGACGGCGGCGTTTATCGGAAAACCATCCGGCGAGCTGCGGATGGACAGGCCGGACGCGGATGCGCAGTATGAAACGACATATGAGGTTGATGCCTCGGAGCTGCCGCCGCTGCTCTCCTATCCGCATACGCCTGAAAACGTAAAACCAATCGGCGAGGGGGCGGAGGGACTGCCGATCCACCAGGCCTTCATCGGCTCCTGCGCTAACGGACGTATTGAAGATCTCGAACAGGCGCTTGAAATTTTACGCGGCCGCAAAGTGCATAAAGACGTCAGGCTGATCGTAGTGCCGGCCAGCCAGAAGGTTATGCTGGAGGCTACGCGCCGCGGCCTTGTGGAAGAACTTCTTGTCGCCGGGGCGGCGATAATGACCCCGAGCTGCGCCTCCTGCGCCGGCTCCGGCCCCGGGCTCATCGGCGCGGGGGAACGCTGTATCAGCACGACGAACCGTAACTTCAAAGGGAGAATGGGCAACACGGAATCCGAGGTCTTTCTCGGCTCCGCCTATGCGGTTGCCGCCGCGGCCGTTTGTGGTTATATCACCGATCCCAGGCAATTCCTTTAAGGGGGGAAGATAACCGTGAAAGAGATTATAACCGGCACCGTGTGGACATGCGGTGACAATGTTTCGACATATCATATCATCGGGAAAAAACGGTGGACCTTGACGGGCGTCGACCAGGAAGAACTGGGGAAATGGGCCTTTGAAGGCGCCGTCAAAGAGATTGAAGACGTCCCGTTCGGTTTTCGTGACCTCGGATATACCATCATCGTGGCGGGACATGATTTTTGCGGCGGCGGCAAAAGCATAGAACATCCTATCGCGGCGATGCAGGGCGCGGGCGTGCAGCTGATACTGGCGGAATCTTTCTCCCGTTACGGGTTTCGAAACGCTATCAACAGGGCGCTGCCGGCCATTACCTGTCCTGGGATCGGCAAAGTTTTCAAAACGGGAGACCGCTTGGAGGCCAATCTGCTGACAGGTGAGATCAGCAACCTCACGACCGGCGGACGAATCTCGGGCATCCCGCTTTCAGACTATATCCTCAAGTTGATCTCCGCCGGCGGCCTGCTTCAGTATTATCGCAACATCCTGCGTCAAAAATAGCTTAAACCGGCGCTCTCCGAAGCGGCGGGAGGGCCTCGCGGTGCGGTATCGGAAAAGGTATCATAATATCTTGCGGCAGGAGGGGCGGCCGGGGCCTTCCCCTCCTGCCGCTCCTCCGCTGTAAATCAGAAAAAACCGGTTTAGAGCGGTTTAATAATTTTGAAGCGGCAACGGCCATCAGGGGAGCTGTTTCCCCGGGGCCGGCAGACGATTTTCATTATGGAATTATCCTTACGCGCTACTGTATATAATAGTCGGACTTGCTCAGGATGTCGTTGGCAATGTCCAGACGTGGCTTAATGATCGAAGCGTACCTTACTGACGCTACGTTGATCAGGCAGTCGACGAGCAT
This genomic window from Cloacibacillus sp. contains:
- a CDS encoding aconitase/3-isopropylmalate dehydratase large subunit family protein, whose product is MKTLTEKIFARALKRDTVKANDIVNVPVDRLLINDFVGAIVFRHFESLGAEAVVNPDNILLGIDHRIPPAEIKFADSLKFCRDKCRQYHIERFAEIGRHGIGHQLMVEDFVLPGEVALGTDSHSTMYGGIGAFATGITSSDAAIIMATGEIWLQVPASIRVNVRGQLNKGVTAKDLSLKVLTLAPLHTFIYKAIELGGEGIEALSISGRLAAANMLAETGAKNIIMAADEKTAAFIGKPSGELRMDRPDADAQYETTYEVDASELPPLLSYPHTPENVKPIGEGAEGLPIHQAFIGSCANGRIEDLEQALEILRGRKVHKDVRLIVVPASQKVMLEATRRGLVEELLVAGAAIMTPSCASCAGSGPGLIGAGERCISTTNRNFKGRMGNTESEVFLGSAYAVAAAAVCGYITDPRQFL
- a CDS encoding PrpF domain-containing protein, with product MKPNTKIPCVFMRGGTSKALFFHEKDLPEDESLRDKIILSALGSPDVRQIDGMGGGTTTTSKVAIIKKSSREGVDIDYTFRQVSPESSIVGKTMNCGNISSAVGPFAIDEGLVEAVEPVTSVRVFNTNTNKLMVLHVPVGNGRALTEGNFEIDGVPGTGAKIQIEFSNPQGAVSGRLLPTGSPLDTIVIDGKAYEYSLLDVGNPTVFVRAEQFGLSGLELPAEFEALPNSGEICRLLEIIRGTCAISLGLASDLEDAAVNSQTLPKISLCTTSKDYTAGDGRLIKKESVDYVGRMFSLGMKMIQAHMALPGICALVAANLPGSVINRLLHEGSCGGTKFESLRIGHPFGIMEVDGRLAENAEGGYDVTCGMIGRTARCLMEGFVYVREG
- a CDS encoding aldehyde dehydrogenase family protein, whose amino-acid sequence is MREYKLYINGEWIETETGKIVDDLNPADGSLFARVHTAGKKEVEAALAAADGAFAGWSSLLASQREKILLKAADNIEALREEAIEILIEEAGSTFMKANGEVTASANTLRVAAGECRRAEGEVLQPTSNGQLSLAVRVPLGVVAAIAPFNFPINITMKKIAYALAIGNTIVLKPASYTPATGYLVAKAFEMAGLPAGVLNVIPGPGGIVGDILVEDPRVKCVTFTGSSPVGRGIAAKAAKNLKKYALELGGKNPLIVLKDFDAAKAAELAAYGSFYNQGQTCIATSRIIVEEPLYDAVCEQMLKQAKNFKVGDPHEKDTLVGPLIDPSQCDFIDGQIRDALSKGAKVLCGGTHEGSFFQPTILADVTPEMDIFYQESFGPVVSIFRAKDPAHALELVNDNEYGLSSSILTNDLNLAIQLSLKMQAGMVHVNDSTVVSTSGTAPSGGVKMSGFAKESGKFSVDVYSELKWVTLQYADKKR